Proteins from a genomic interval of Physeter macrocephalus isolate SW-GA chromosome 21, ASM283717v5, whole genome shotgun sequence:
- the ARAF gene encoding serine/threonine-protein kinase A-Raf isoform X7 produces MPPARNRRSGLTRGAPWHLPSPTLARLDKVLGSMEPPRGPPANGAEPSRTVGTVKVYLPNKQRTVVTVRDGMSVYDSLDKALKVRGLNQDCCVVYRLIKGSCTQHRDPKHFPFPAPANAPLQRIRSTSTPNVHMVSTTAPMDSGLIQLPSQSFNTDAAGNRGGGDGTPRGSPSPASVSSGRKSPHSKSPSEQRERKSLADDKKKVKNLGYRDSGYYWEVPPSEVQLLKRIGTGSFGTVFRGRWHGDVAVKVLKVAQPTAEQAQAFKNEMQVLRKTRHVNILLFMGFMTRPGFAIITQWCEGSSLYHHLHVADTRFDMVQLIDVARQTAQGMDYLHAKNIIHRDLKSNNIFLHEGLTVKIGDFGLATVKTRWSGAQPLEQPSGSVLWMAAEVIRMQDPNPYSFQSDVYAYGVVLYELMTGSLPYSHIGSRDQIIFMVGRGYLSPDLSKISSNCPKAMRRLLSDCLKFQREERPLFPQILATIELLQRSLPKIERSASEPSLHRTQADELPACLLSAARLVP; encoded by the exons ATGCCCCCCGCCCGGAACCGGAGGAGTGGTTTGACCCGGG GAGCCCCATGGCACCTGCCCAGCCCCACCTTAGCCCGTCTTGACAAAGTCCTAGGCTCCATGGAGCCACCAAGGGGCCCCCCTGCCAACGGGGCTGAGCCGTCCCGGACAGTGGGCACCGTCAAAGTGTACCTGCCCAACAAGCAACGCACGGTG gtgaCTGTCCGGGATGGCATGAGTGTCTACGACTCTCTAGACAAGGCCCTCAAGGTGCGGGGACTCAATCAGGATTGCTGTGTGGTCTACCGGCTCATCAAGGG CTCCTGCACCCAGCACCGCGACCCCAAGcacttccccttccctgccccagccaACGCCCCCCTCCAGCGCATCCGCTCCACATCTACCCCCAACGTCCACATGGTCAGCACCACAGCCCCCATGGACTCCGGCCTCATCCAG CTCCCTTCCCAGAGTTTCAACACTGACG CTGCCGGGAATAGAGGTGGTGGCGATGGAACCCCCCGGGggagccccagcccagccagcgTGTCCTCGGGGAGGAAGTCCCCACATTCCAAGTCCCCGTCAGAGCAGCGGGAGCGGAAGTCCTTGGCCGATGACAAGAAGAAAGTG AAGAATCTGGGGTACCGGGACTCGGGCTATTACTGGGAGGTGCCACCCAGTGAGGTGCAGCTGCTGAAGAGGATCGGGACGGGCTCGTTTGGGACCGTGTTTCGTGGGCGGTGGCACGGCGATGTGGCCGTGAAGGTGCTCAAGGTGGCCCAACCCACAGCTGAGCAGGCCCAGGCCTTCAAGAACGAGATGCAGGTGCTCAG GAAGACACGTCACGTCAACATCTTGCTGTTCATGGGCTTCATGACCCGGCCGGGATTTGCTATCATCACACAGTGGTGCGAGGGCTCCAGTCTCTACCACCACCTGCACGTGGCCGACACACGCTTCGACATGGTCCAGCTCATTGATGTGGCCCGGCAGACTGCCCAGGGCATGGA CTACCTCCATGCCAAGAACATCATCCACCGAGATCTCAAGTCTAACA ACATCTTCCTACATGAGGGGCTCACGGTGAAGATCGGGGACTTCGGCCTGGCCACAGTGAAGACGCGGTGGAGTGGGGCCCAGCCTTTGGAGCAGCCCTCGGGCTCTGTGCTATGGATG GCAGCTGAGGTGATCCGTATGCAGGACCCGAACCCCTACAGCTTCCAGTCGGATGTCTACGCCTATGGGGTTGTGCTCTACGAGCTCATGACCGGCTCGCTGCCTTACAGCCACATTGGCAGCCGTGACCAG ATTATCTTTATGGTGGGCCGTGGCTATCTGTCCCCGGACCTCAGCAAAATCTCCAGCAACTGCCCCAAGGCCATGAGGCGCCTGCTGTCTGACTGCCTCAAGTTCCAGCGGGAGGAGCGGCCCCTCTTTCCCCAG ATCCTGGCCACGATTGAGCTGCTGCAGCGGTCACTCCCCAAGATTGAGCGGAGTGCCTCCGAACCCTCCTTGCACCGTACCCAGGCTGATGAGTTGCCTGCCTGCCTACTCAGCGCAGCCCGCCTTGTGCCttag
- the ARAF gene encoding serine/threonine-protein kinase A-Raf isoform X5, producing MEPPRGPPANGAEPSRTVGTVKVYLPNKQRTVVTVRDGMSVYDSLDKALKVRGLNQDCCVVYRLIKGRKTVTAWDTAIAPLDGEELIVEVLEDVPLTMHNFQVRKTFFSLAFCDFCLKFLFHGFRCQTCGYKFHQHCSSKVPTVCVDMSTNRRQFYHSVQDLSGGSRQHEAPSNRPLNEPLTPQGPSLSPASSCTQHRDPKHFPFPAPANAPLQRIRSTSTPNVHMVSTTAPMDSGLIQLPSQSFNTDAAGNRGGGDGTPRGSPSPASVSSGRKSPHSKSPSEQRERKSLADDKKKVKNLGYRDSGYYWEVPPSEVQLLKRIGTGSFGTVFRGRWHGDVAVKVLKVAQPTAEQAQAFKNEMQVLRKTRHVNILLFMGFMTRPGFAIITQWCEGSSLYHHLHVADTRFDMVQLIDVARQTAQGMDYLHAKNIIHRDLKSNNIFLHEGLTVKIGDFGLATVKTRWSGAQPLEQPSGSVLWMAAEVIRMQDPNPYSFQSDVYAYGVVLYELMTGSLPYSHIGSRDQIIFMVGRGYLSPDLSKISSNCPKAMRRLLSDCLKFQREERPLFPQILATIELLQRSLPKIERSASEPSLHRTQADELPACLLSAARLVP from the exons ATGGAGCCACCAAGGGGCCCCCCTGCCAACGGGGCTGAGCCGTCCCGGACAGTGGGCACCGTCAAAGTGTACCTGCCCAACAAGCAACGCACGGTG gtgaCTGTCCGGGATGGCATGAGTGTCTACGACTCTCTAGACAAGGCCCTCAAGGTGCGGGGACTCAATCAGGATTGCTGTGTGGTCTACCGGCTCATCAAGGG GCGAAAGACAGTCACCGCCTGGGACACAGCCATTGCCCCACTGGATGGCGAGGAGCTCATTGTGGAGGTCCTCGAAGACGTCCCCCTGACCATGCACAATTTT CAGGTACGGAAGACGTTCTTCAGCCTGGCCTTTTGTGACTTCTGCCTTAAGTTTCTGTTCCATGGCTTCCGCTGCCAAACCTGTGGATACAAGTTCCACCAGCATTGTTCCTCCAAGGTCCCCACAGTCTGTGTCGACATGAGTACCAACCGCCGACA GTTCTACCACAGTGTCCAAGATTTGTCCGGAGGCTCCAGACAGCATGAGGCTCCCTCGAACCGCCCCCTGAATGAGCCACTCACCCCTCAGGGTCCCAG CCTTTCCCCTGCCAGCTCCTGCACCCAGCACCGCGACCCCAAGcacttccccttccctgccccagccaACGCCCCCCTCCAGCGCATCCGCTCCACATCTACCCCCAACGTCCACATGGTCAGCACCACAGCCCCCATGGACTCCGGCCTCATCCAG CTCCCTTCCCAGAGTTTCAACACTGACG CTGCCGGGAATAGAGGTGGTGGCGATGGAACCCCCCGGGggagccccagcccagccagcgTGTCCTCGGGGAGGAAGTCCCCACATTCCAAGTCCCCGTCAGAGCAGCGGGAGCGGAAGTCCTTGGCCGATGACAAGAAGAAAGTG AAGAATCTGGGGTACCGGGACTCGGGCTATTACTGGGAGGTGCCACCCAGTGAGGTGCAGCTGCTGAAGAGGATCGGGACGGGCTCGTTTGGGACCGTGTTTCGTGGGCGGTGGCACGGCGATGTGGCCGTGAAGGTGCTCAAGGTGGCCCAACCCACAGCTGAGCAGGCCCAGGCCTTCAAGAACGAGATGCAGGTGCTCAG GAAGACACGTCACGTCAACATCTTGCTGTTCATGGGCTTCATGACCCGGCCGGGATTTGCTATCATCACACAGTGGTGCGAGGGCTCCAGTCTCTACCACCACCTGCACGTGGCCGACACACGCTTCGACATGGTCCAGCTCATTGATGTGGCCCGGCAGACTGCCCAGGGCATGGA CTACCTCCATGCCAAGAACATCATCCACCGAGATCTCAAGTCTAACA ACATCTTCCTACATGAGGGGCTCACGGTGAAGATCGGGGACTTCGGCCTGGCCACAGTGAAGACGCGGTGGAGTGGGGCCCAGCCTTTGGAGCAGCCCTCGGGCTCTGTGCTATGGATG GCAGCTGAGGTGATCCGTATGCAGGACCCGAACCCCTACAGCTTCCAGTCGGATGTCTACGCCTATGGGGTTGTGCTCTACGAGCTCATGACCGGCTCGCTGCCTTACAGCCACATTGGCAGCCGTGACCAG ATTATCTTTATGGTGGGCCGTGGCTATCTGTCCCCGGACCTCAGCAAAATCTCCAGCAACTGCCCCAAGGCCATGAGGCGCCTGCTGTCTGACTGCCTCAAGTTCCAGCGGGAGGAGCGGCCCCTCTTTCCCCAG ATCCTGGCCACGATTGAGCTGCTGCAGCGGTCACTCCCCAAGATTGAGCGGAGTGCCTCCGAACCCTCCTTGCACCGTACCCAGGCTGATGAGTTGCCTGCCTGCCTACTCAGCGCAGCCCGCCTTGTGCCttag
- the ARAF gene encoding serine/threonine-protein kinase A-Raf isoform X1 encodes MPPARNRRSGLTRGAPWHLPSPTLARLDKVLGSMEPPRGPPANGAEPSRTVGTVKVYLPNKQRTVVTVRDGMSVYDSLDKALKVRGLNQDCCVVYRLIKGRKTVTAWDTAIAPLDGEELIVEVLEDVPLTMHNFQVRKTFFSLAFCDFCLKFLFHGFRCQTCGYKFHQHCSSKVPTVCVDMSTNRRQFYHSVQDLSGGSRQHEAPSNRPLNEPLTPQGPSLSPASSCTQHRDPKHFPFPAPANAPLQRIRSTSTPNVHMVSTTAPMDSGLIQLPSQSFNTDAAGNRGGGDGTPRGSPSPASVSSGRKSPHSKSPSEQRERKSLADDKKKVKNLGYRDSGYYWEVPPSEVQLLKRIGTGSFGTVFRGRWHGDVAVKVLKVAQPTAEQAQAFKNEMQVLRKTRHVNILLFMGFMTRPGFAIITQWCEGSSLYHHLHVADTRFDMVQLIDVARQTAQGMDYLHAKNIIHRDLKSNNIFLHEGLTVKIGDFGLATVKTRWSGAQPLEQPSGSVLWMAAEVIRMQDPNPYSFQSDVYAYGVVLYELMTGSLPYSHIGSRDQIIFMVGRGYLSPDLSKISSNCPKAMRRLLSDCLKFQREERPLFPQILATIELLQRSLPKIERSASEPSLHRTQADELPACLLSAARLVP; translated from the exons ATGCCCCCCGCCCGGAACCGGAGGAGTGGTTTGACCCGGG GAGCCCCATGGCACCTGCCCAGCCCCACCTTAGCCCGTCTTGACAAAGTCCTAGGCTCCATGGAGCCACCAAGGGGCCCCCCTGCCAACGGGGCTGAGCCGTCCCGGACAGTGGGCACCGTCAAAGTGTACCTGCCCAACAAGCAACGCACGGTG gtgaCTGTCCGGGATGGCATGAGTGTCTACGACTCTCTAGACAAGGCCCTCAAGGTGCGGGGACTCAATCAGGATTGCTGTGTGGTCTACCGGCTCATCAAGGG GCGAAAGACAGTCACCGCCTGGGACACAGCCATTGCCCCACTGGATGGCGAGGAGCTCATTGTGGAGGTCCTCGAAGACGTCCCCCTGACCATGCACAATTTT CAGGTACGGAAGACGTTCTTCAGCCTGGCCTTTTGTGACTTCTGCCTTAAGTTTCTGTTCCATGGCTTCCGCTGCCAAACCTGTGGATACAAGTTCCACCAGCATTGTTCCTCCAAGGTCCCCACAGTCTGTGTCGACATGAGTACCAACCGCCGACA GTTCTACCACAGTGTCCAAGATTTGTCCGGAGGCTCCAGACAGCATGAGGCTCCCTCGAACCGCCCCCTGAATGAGCCACTCACCCCTCAGGGTCCCAG CCTTTCCCCTGCCAGCTCCTGCACCCAGCACCGCGACCCCAAGcacttccccttccctgccccagccaACGCCCCCCTCCAGCGCATCCGCTCCACATCTACCCCCAACGTCCACATGGTCAGCACCACAGCCCCCATGGACTCCGGCCTCATCCAG CTCCCTTCCCAGAGTTTCAACACTGACG CTGCCGGGAATAGAGGTGGTGGCGATGGAACCCCCCGGGggagccccagcccagccagcgTGTCCTCGGGGAGGAAGTCCCCACATTCCAAGTCCCCGTCAGAGCAGCGGGAGCGGAAGTCCTTGGCCGATGACAAGAAGAAAGTG AAGAATCTGGGGTACCGGGACTCGGGCTATTACTGGGAGGTGCCACCCAGTGAGGTGCAGCTGCTGAAGAGGATCGGGACGGGCTCGTTTGGGACCGTGTTTCGTGGGCGGTGGCACGGCGATGTGGCCGTGAAGGTGCTCAAGGTGGCCCAACCCACAGCTGAGCAGGCCCAGGCCTTCAAGAACGAGATGCAGGTGCTCAG GAAGACACGTCACGTCAACATCTTGCTGTTCATGGGCTTCATGACCCGGCCGGGATTTGCTATCATCACACAGTGGTGCGAGGGCTCCAGTCTCTACCACCACCTGCACGTGGCCGACACACGCTTCGACATGGTCCAGCTCATTGATGTGGCCCGGCAGACTGCCCAGGGCATGGA CTACCTCCATGCCAAGAACATCATCCACCGAGATCTCAAGTCTAACA ACATCTTCCTACATGAGGGGCTCACGGTGAAGATCGGGGACTTCGGCCTGGCCACAGTGAAGACGCGGTGGAGTGGGGCCCAGCCTTTGGAGCAGCCCTCGGGCTCTGTGCTATGGATG GCAGCTGAGGTGATCCGTATGCAGGACCCGAACCCCTACAGCTTCCAGTCGGATGTCTACGCCTATGGGGTTGTGCTCTACGAGCTCATGACCGGCTCGCTGCCTTACAGCCACATTGGCAGCCGTGACCAG ATTATCTTTATGGTGGGCCGTGGCTATCTGTCCCCGGACCTCAGCAAAATCTCCAGCAACTGCCCCAAGGCCATGAGGCGCCTGCTGTCTGACTGCCTCAAGTTCCAGCGGGAGGAGCGGCCCCTCTTTCCCCAG ATCCTGGCCACGATTGAGCTGCTGCAGCGGTCACTCCCCAAGATTGAGCGGAGTGCCTCCGAACCCTCCTTGCACCGTACCCAGGCTGATGAGTTGCCTGCCTGCCTACTCAGCGCAGCCCGCCTTGTGCCttag
- the ARAF gene encoding serine/threonine-protein kinase A-Raf isoform X2: protein MPPARNRRSGLTRGAPWHLPSPTLARLDKVLGSMEPPRGPPANGAEPSRTVGTVKVYLPNKQRTVVTVRDGMSVYDSLDKALKVRGLNQDCCVVYRLIKGRKTVTAWDTAIAPLDGEELIVEVLEDVPLTMHNFVRKTFFSLAFCDFCLKFLFHGFRCQTCGYKFHQHCSSKVPTVCVDMSTNRRQFYHSVQDLSGGSRQHEAPSNRPLNEPLTPQGPSLSPASSCTQHRDPKHFPFPAPANAPLQRIRSTSTPNVHMVSTTAPMDSGLIQLPSQSFNTDAAGNRGGGDGTPRGSPSPASVSSGRKSPHSKSPSEQRERKSLADDKKKVKNLGYRDSGYYWEVPPSEVQLLKRIGTGSFGTVFRGRWHGDVAVKVLKVAQPTAEQAQAFKNEMQVLRKTRHVNILLFMGFMTRPGFAIITQWCEGSSLYHHLHVADTRFDMVQLIDVARQTAQGMDYLHAKNIIHRDLKSNNIFLHEGLTVKIGDFGLATVKTRWSGAQPLEQPSGSVLWMAAEVIRMQDPNPYSFQSDVYAYGVVLYELMTGSLPYSHIGSRDQIIFMVGRGYLSPDLSKISSNCPKAMRRLLSDCLKFQREERPLFPQILATIELLQRSLPKIERSASEPSLHRTQADELPACLLSAARLVP from the exons ATGCCCCCCGCCCGGAACCGGAGGAGTGGTTTGACCCGGG GAGCCCCATGGCACCTGCCCAGCCCCACCTTAGCCCGTCTTGACAAAGTCCTAGGCTCCATGGAGCCACCAAGGGGCCCCCCTGCCAACGGGGCTGAGCCGTCCCGGACAGTGGGCACCGTCAAAGTGTACCTGCCCAACAAGCAACGCACGGTG gtgaCTGTCCGGGATGGCATGAGTGTCTACGACTCTCTAGACAAGGCCCTCAAGGTGCGGGGACTCAATCAGGATTGCTGTGTGGTCTACCGGCTCATCAAGGG GCGAAAGACAGTCACCGCCTGGGACACAGCCATTGCCCCACTGGATGGCGAGGAGCTCATTGTGGAGGTCCTCGAAGACGTCCCCCTGACCATGCACAATTTT GTACGGAAGACGTTCTTCAGCCTGGCCTTTTGTGACTTCTGCCTTAAGTTTCTGTTCCATGGCTTCCGCTGCCAAACCTGTGGATACAAGTTCCACCAGCATTGTTCCTCCAAGGTCCCCACAGTCTGTGTCGACATGAGTACCAACCGCCGACA GTTCTACCACAGTGTCCAAGATTTGTCCGGAGGCTCCAGACAGCATGAGGCTCCCTCGAACCGCCCCCTGAATGAGCCACTCACCCCTCAGGGTCCCAG CCTTTCCCCTGCCAGCTCCTGCACCCAGCACCGCGACCCCAAGcacttccccttccctgccccagccaACGCCCCCCTCCAGCGCATCCGCTCCACATCTACCCCCAACGTCCACATGGTCAGCACCACAGCCCCCATGGACTCCGGCCTCATCCAG CTCCCTTCCCAGAGTTTCAACACTGACG CTGCCGGGAATAGAGGTGGTGGCGATGGAACCCCCCGGGggagccccagcccagccagcgTGTCCTCGGGGAGGAAGTCCCCACATTCCAAGTCCCCGTCAGAGCAGCGGGAGCGGAAGTCCTTGGCCGATGACAAGAAGAAAGTG AAGAATCTGGGGTACCGGGACTCGGGCTATTACTGGGAGGTGCCACCCAGTGAGGTGCAGCTGCTGAAGAGGATCGGGACGGGCTCGTTTGGGACCGTGTTTCGTGGGCGGTGGCACGGCGATGTGGCCGTGAAGGTGCTCAAGGTGGCCCAACCCACAGCTGAGCAGGCCCAGGCCTTCAAGAACGAGATGCAGGTGCTCAG GAAGACACGTCACGTCAACATCTTGCTGTTCATGGGCTTCATGACCCGGCCGGGATTTGCTATCATCACACAGTGGTGCGAGGGCTCCAGTCTCTACCACCACCTGCACGTGGCCGACACACGCTTCGACATGGTCCAGCTCATTGATGTGGCCCGGCAGACTGCCCAGGGCATGGA CTACCTCCATGCCAAGAACATCATCCACCGAGATCTCAAGTCTAACA ACATCTTCCTACATGAGGGGCTCACGGTGAAGATCGGGGACTTCGGCCTGGCCACAGTGAAGACGCGGTGGAGTGGGGCCCAGCCTTTGGAGCAGCCCTCGGGCTCTGTGCTATGGATG GCAGCTGAGGTGATCCGTATGCAGGACCCGAACCCCTACAGCTTCCAGTCGGATGTCTACGCCTATGGGGTTGTGCTCTACGAGCTCATGACCGGCTCGCTGCCTTACAGCCACATTGGCAGCCGTGACCAG ATTATCTTTATGGTGGGCCGTGGCTATCTGTCCCCGGACCTCAGCAAAATCTCCAGCAACTGCCCCAAGGCCATGAGGCGCCTGCTGTCTGACTGCCTCAAGTTCCAGCGGGAGGAGCGGCCCCTCTTTCCCCAG ATCCTGGCCACGATTGAGCTGCTGCAGCGGTCACTCCCCAAGATTGAGCGGAGTGCCTCCGAACCCTCCTTGCACCGTACCCAGGCTGATGAGTTGCCTGCCTGCCTACTCAGCGCAGCCCGCCTTGTGCCttag
- the ARAF gene encoding serine/threonine-protein kinase A-Raf isoform X3, with amino-acid sequence MPPARNRRSGLTRGAPWHLPSPTLARLDKVLGSMEPPRGPPANGAEPSRTVGTVKVYLPNKQRTVVTVRDGMSVYDSLDKALKVRGLNQDCCVVYRLIKGRKTVTAWDTAIAPLDGEELIVEVLEDVPLTMHNFQVRKTFFSLAFCDFCLKFLFHGFRCQTCGYKFHQHCSSKVPTVCVDMSTNRRQFYHSVQDLSGGSRQHEAPSNRPLNEPLTPQGPSSCTQHRDPKHFPFPAPANAPLQRIRSTSTPNVHMVSTTAPMDSGLIQLPSQSFNTDAAGNRGGGDGTPRGSPSPASVSSGRKSPHSKSPSEQRERKSLADDKKKVKNLGYRDSGYYWEVPPSEVQLLKRIGTGSFGTVFRGRWHGDVAVKVLKVAQPTAEQAQAFKNEMQVLRKTRHVNILLFMGFMTRPGFAIITQWCEGSSLYHHLHVADTRFDMVQLIDVARQTAQGMDYLHAKNIIHRDLKSNNIFLHEGLTVKIGDFGLATVKTRWSGAQPLEQPSGSVLWMAAEVIRMQDPNPYSFQSDVYAYGVVLYELMTGSLPYSHIGSRDQIIFMVGRGYLSPDLSKISSNCPKAMRRLLSDCLKFQREERPLFPQILATIELLQRSLPKIERSASEPSLHRTQADELPACLLSAARLVP; translated from the exons ATGCCCCCCGCCCGGAACCGGAGGAGTGGTTTGACCCGGG GAGCCCCATGGCACCTGCCCAGCCCCACCTTAGCCCGTCTTGACAAAGTCCTAGGCTCCATGGAGCCACCAAGGGGCCCCCCTGCCAACGGGGCTGAGCCGTCCCGGACAGTGGGCACCGTCAAAGTGTACCTGCCCAACAAGCAACGCACGGTG gtgaCTGTCCGGGATGGCATGAGTGTCTACGACTCTCTAGACAAGGCCCTCAAGGTGCGGGGACTCAATCAGGATTGCTGTGTGGTCTACCGGCTCATCAAGGG GCGAAAGACAGTCACCGCCTGGGACACAGCCATTGCCCCACTGGATGGCGAGGAGCTCATTGTGGAGGTCCTCGAAGACGTCCCCCTGACCATGCACAATTTT CAGGTACGGAAGACGTTCTTCAGCCTGGCCTTTTGTGACTTCTGCCTTAAGTTTCTGTTCCATGGCTTCCGCTGCCAAACCTGTGGATACAAGTTCCACCAGCATTGTTCCTCCAAGGTCCCCACAGTCTGTGTCGACATGAGTACCAACCGCCGACA GTTCTACCACAGTGTCCAAGATTTGTCCGGAGGCTCCAGACAGCATGAGGCTCCCTCGAACCGCCCCCTGAATGAGCCACTCACCCCTCAGGGTCCCAG CTCCTGCACCCAGCACCGCGACCCCAAGcacttccccttccctgccccagccaACGCCCCCCTCCAGCGCATCCGCTCCACATCTACCCCCAACGTCCACATGGTCAGCACCACAGCCCCCATGGACTCCGGCCTCATCCAG CTCCCTTCCCAGAGTTTCAACACTGACG CTGCCGGGAATAGAGGTGGTGGCGATGGAACCCCCCGGGggagccccagcccagccagcgTGTCCTCGGGGAGGAAGTCCCCACATTCCAAGTCCCCGTCAGAGCAGCGGGAGCGGAAGTCCTTGGCCGATGACAAGAAGAAAGTG AAGAATCTGGGGTACCGGGACTCGGGCTATTACTGGGAGGTGCCACCCAGTGAGGTGCAGCTGCTGAAGAGGATCGGGACGGGCTCGTTTGGGACCGTGTTTCGTGGGCGGTGGCACGGCGATGTGGCCGTGAAGGTGCTCAAGGTGGCCCAACCCACAGCTGAGCAGGCCCAGGCCTTCAAGAACGAGATGCAGGTGCTCAG GAAGACACGTCACGTCAACATCTTGCTGTTCATGGGCTTCATGACCCGGCCGGGATTTGCTATCATCACACAGTGGTGCGAGGGCTCCAGTCTCTACCACCACCTGCACGTGGCCGACACACGCTTCGACATGGTCCAGCTCATTGATGTGGCCCGGCAGACTGCCCAGGGCATGGA CTACCTCCATGCCAAGAACATCATCCACCGAGATCTCAAGTCTAACA ACATCTTCCTACATGAGGGGCTCACGGTGAAGATCGGGGACTTCGGCCTGGCCACAGTGAAGACGCGGTGGAGTGGGGCCCAGCCTTTGGAGCAGCCCTCGGGCTCTGTGCTATGGATG GCAGCTGAGGTGATCCGTATGCAGGACCCGAACCCCTACAGCTTCCAGTCGGATGTCTACGCCTATGGGGTTGTGCTCTACGAGCTCATGACCGGCTCGCTGCCTTACAGCCACATTGGCAGCCGTGACCAG ATTATCTTTATGGTGGGCCGTGGCTATCTGTCCCCGGACCTCAGCAAAATCTCCAGCAACTGCCCCAAGGCCATGAGGCGCCTGCTGTCTGACTGCCTCAAGTTCCAGCGGGAGGAGCGGCCCCTCTTTCCCCAG ATCCTGGCCACGATTGAGCTGCTGCAGCGGTCACTCCCCAAGATTGAGCGGAGTGCCTCCGAACCCTCCTTGCACCGTACCCAGGCTGATGAGTTGCCTGCCTGCCTACTCAGCGCAGCCCGCCTTGTGCCttag